The following proteins are co-located in the Candidatus Omnitrophota bacterium genome:
- a CDS encoding dihydropteroate synthase: MFIKIGERINSSRETIARALSTKDEAFIRREARLQKEAGAHMLDVNCAFNTKNEPKDMEWLVGLVQDETGLPLSIDSPNPDAIEAGLRKHKGKALVNSITLEKDRADAILPLVKKYKASVIVLAMDGKAMPHTAGGRLDMAKNAVSLLATHGIEKDDLYIDPLVRPISSEPDQALEVIKSVGLIKSATGAKLTCGLSNVSFGLPDRGMLNAAFLAMMLFAGLDAAILDPLNKKINAILRASSALLGEDEFCVEYIKSHRGGKLSF; encoded by the coding sequence GACGAAGGACGAAGCCTTTATCAGGCGCGAGGCAAGGCTCCAGAAAGAAGCGGGGGCCCATATGTTGGATGTAAACTGCGCTTTCAATACAAAAAATGAACCTAAGGATATGGAATGGCTCGTTGGCCTCGTTCAAGATGAGACGGGTTTGCCGCTTTCCATCGACAGCCCCAATCCTGACGCGATAGAAGCAGGGCTTCGCAAACACAAAGGAAAGGCGCTCGTCAACTCTATTACGCTTGAGAAAGATAGGGCCGACGCTATTCTTCCACTCGTGAAGAAGTATAAGGCATCGGTTATAGTACTTGCAATGGACGGGAAGGCTATGCCGCATACAGCCGGCGGCCGGCTTGATATGGCAAAAAATGCCGTGTCTCTTCTGGCGACTCATGGCATAGAAAAGGACGATTTATATATCGATCCCTTAGTCCGGCCTATAAGCAGCGAGCCGGATCAGGCGCTTGAAGTCATAAAGAGCGTGGGATTAATAAAGTCCGCTACGGGCGCTAAATTGACTTGCGGGTTAAGCAATGTTTCTTTCGGCTTACCCGATAGAGGCATGCTAAACGCGGCATTCTTGGCAATGATGCTTTTCGCGGGGCTTGACGCCGCTATACTAGATCCTCTCAATAAAAAGATAAATGCGATTTTACGGGCCTCGTCCGCGCTTTTGGGCGAAGATGAGTTTTGCGTGGAATACATAAAAAGCCACAGGGGAGGGAAATTATCATTTTAA